AGCGACATTTGATGATTTTGAGGGCTTTATCAGAAGTATGTAATCCTCGACATCCCTCAATTTGAGGTGTCAGTTAATAGGAAAcgtgataataataaaatatctctcCATCATTGAAGCCGGTGTGATATTGCATATGCAGAGTCGAAGCTCTGGGAATAATTGCGTAAACGATCAAGCGCATGCACTCACAGCTTAAGCAATGCCAAGTTGGCATAGCAGTCGAATGTCCTGTCTTCGCATTGTTGTACAACGTAATCCTGGAAGATGGTGGTCGTCTCGGGGTTGTATCTGTCCAGACCGCTGAGGATGGCATCGATGTTGGCCGGCCGAGTCTCACACTTGTCGAAAGCGACACCCATTTTGACGATTTTTGGATTCCTTGAAAAGATCGTTTAGAAAGAAGTTACCCCGGATGGGAATTTCAGTGTGGACCTTAACGGAACGGGCGACAGCGAAGCGCGTGGTACTAATAGGACTGCGGGATGGCTTTTTTGGTGGGATTTTTCGATTGTGTCGATGTCGATGTGCGGGCACTCGGAGGGTCGGAGCCCCAGAACGGCATATTTCTCCGATTGGTATGTAGATCGAAGTATATCCAACCATATTGCTTGTTACTCCGCATTATAGGTAAACCCCGCTAGACACGTTATAAATACCTGTCCAGCAACCTTTGGAGAATGATCTCAGCCGCGAGTCCTTTTATCTCTTTGGATGGTGGAAAGCCAGCAAGTGAACGTGCACCATGCGACTTCTTATATCTTGCCCTACCCAGCCACTCGCCCCCTTGTTGCTGGGGTTGATGACGGCAGCAACAGCTCAATCCGTTGATTATTCTCAATATGTAAATCCTCTTATGGGCTCTGAAGGCCCCATGGCCGGGAAAGGCTACGGAGGTGGTGACATTTTTGTTGGTGGTGCTCGGCCATTTGGCGTAACCAAGGTTGGGATTGATACGACAGCTGCAAATTGGTCGATTGCAGTGCTTAACGGTGGCTGGACTCCTGATGGGAATGTTACTGCCATTAGTATGTGCCCCTAGCGTGGACTCGCGTATTCGCTCGCAAACACCTAACTTTTATGCAGGCATGATGCACGAGAGCGGGACTGGAGGCGCCCCAAAATATGGGATTATCCCACAGATGCCTCTCACCGACGTGGCTCCTCCAGTGAATATACTTGATAATCTCACATATAGCCAGCCGAGGGTACGGTTATGCTCTACTCATATCAATAACTCATAAGCTTACAGACGAGTAGGTCGGTCAAGATACCGCGAGTGTGGGTTATTTCAAAACCCAATTACAAAATGGCGTTCAAGTGGAATTATCAGCATCTCGCCACGCCGGAATAATGCAGTACTCTTTTCCAAAAGGCGAAAAGTATGTCTTAGTTGATGTGTCGCACGTACGACCTCCTTTTCCATAATGATTCATTTCTAGTGCGTAATCTTACTGCCTTATAGTACCTTCCTGGATCACCAAGTGACCCGAATGGCCAATACTATATCGGCGGAGAAGTTCAAGTCCATGAAGATGGCCGAGAATATAGTGGATATGGGACCTATATTGGTGGTTGGAATAATGGTCGGTTGTCTAATTGTCGCCCTCGAATCTATGCTGAACTAAGCGACAGGCGCCCCTTTCACTGTCTTCTTCTACGGAGAGTTTTCTGAAACCCCGGGATCGGCCACTACATTTACAGGTAGAAACACCGATCCAATAAGACAGTACCAGACCTTTTCGAATGGGGGAGTGAGCTATCCAATCTATGGTAACAAGCCAGATACGGCAAGCTCAGGACCTATGAATGACCGAGTAGGAGCACTTTTTAGCTGGGATGATGTGGAAGAGTCACAAATCCGCTCAAGGGTCGGCATCTCATTCATATCCACTGAGAAAGCTCGTTCTTATATTCAATCCGAAATACCCTCATGGGATCTCAACGACACGGTGAAGTCGGCAGTAGAAGAATGGAACCGAGACGTCTTTAGTAAAATAAGGGTGCCCCTTGATAGTACCACCAACCAGACACACGTGCGGCTACTATACAGCTCCCTCTACTTTATTCACTTGATGCCATCTGATAGAACAGGAGAGAACCCACTTTGGCATTCAGAGGAGCCCTTTTGGGATGATTTTTACACTCTTTGTATGTGTATTTCCTACTTAGGTTCTCTTTCTATGCTGACTTTTGCCTAGGGGACATCTTCCGGTGTACAATTAGCTTCTATCACATATTTCAGCCTTCTTACTACGAGTCAATGATCCGCGGCCTTATTGATATTTGGAGGTACGAGTTCTATTACATGAAGAGATTGAACTTGAGCCTAACTACTATTCACAGACACCAAGGCTTCCTACCAGATGGACGCTCCGGAAACTGGAATGGACTGGTTCAGGGAGGCTCGGATGCTGACAACATGTTAGCTGATGCATACGTAAAAGGCCTTCGTGGCGCAATCAACTGGACGGATGGCTATGCAGCATTGAAAACAGATGCTG
This Aspergillus flavus chromosome 1, complete sequence DNA region includes the following protein-coding sequences:
- a CDS encoding glycosyl hydrolase, whose amino-acid sequence is MRLLISCPTQPLAPLLLGLMTAATAQSVDYSQYVNPLMGSEGPMAGKGYGGGDIFVGGARPFGVTKVGIDTTAANWSIAVLNGGWTPDGNVTAISMMHESGTGGAPKYGIIPQMPLTDVAPPVNILDNLTYSQPRVGQDTASVGYFKTQLQNGVQVELSASRHAGIMQYSFPKGEKYVLVDVSHYLPGSPSDPNGQYYIGGEVQVHEDGREYSGYGTYIGGWNNGAPFTVFFYGEFSETPGSATTFTGRNTDPIRQYQTFSNGGVSYPIYGNKPDTASSGPMNDRVGALFSWDDVEESQIRSRVGISFISTEKARSYIQSEIPSWDLNDTVKSAVEEWNRDVFSKIRVPLDSTTNQTHVRLLYSSLYFIHLMPSDRTGENPLWHSEEPFWDDFYTLWDIFRCTISFYHIFQPSYYESMIRGLIDIWRHQGFLPDGRSGNWNGLVQGGSDADNMLADAYVKGLRGAINWTDGYAALKTDAEVIPYNTYDPTDFSASTKEGRGALGDWIELGYVSQDRNTRCISRTVEYSLNDFAVSQVAAGEMPSDREKYLNRSAGWQKIWNPDVQSLNFTGFVAPKFSNGTFNSSGYDPLYCDECEWKSYTYEGTPWEYSFVIPHDMETLIELMGGTDTFESRLDLMFKPNMSVQDLGPNGAGITTLINIGNEPDFATPYLYNYINKQAKSVQRSRSLGYQFFKDAPYGVPGNSDAGAMNSWLLWQMLGIHPVVTQPVYLISSPWFPDLNMTINGNQTLRITATGLDRGYYVQSVRINGQPWQKNWFEHQDLMEQGGSIEFELGPEMKAWETGSVPPSPGHTTM